AACGTGtttatttcacacttttttcccccacgatAGTCTAATTCTGATGAGTTTGAGAAGTTTCCGGCGGTCAAAAGGAAATGTGTGCAAAGTCGCGCCTTTCTAATGTTTATAACAACAAAGATTCATTCGCCTCGGCCAAACTCGAACCCGCCGCCGTGCCAGGCTGATAAATGAGCTCCCACGGCGAGATTCTTAACCCCCTCGCGACCTCCACAGCCCGAGTTCGAGACCCCCCGATGCGTCGGGCTGCTCCACCGGCGGGGCCTACCAATCCCCGAGCTCGAGTGAGCCCAGCGGCCGCGCCTCGACGCACCGTTCTCACTTGGTTATCCGGGGAGCTGAAAGAGTTGGAGGTAGACACAATCAATGCTAGTTATCAGACTCAAGTGTctgtatttattctttttttaaaaaaatttcgcTTCACTACGTTAGCCATGGTTAGCTTGCAGAAGAGCCAAGTGCTTTGCTCCAGGTTATCATTTTCCCCCCTTGAGGAATACTTTTCGGGTCAAGCGTTACCCCCAAATCAACATCCCGAGTAAATGGGTGAAATAATAATGGTACCGAGTCATAACTAACTGTTCATTTCAGGTAGCACGGTGAACTTGTAGTTAGCATGTCTGTGGTTCAGGGTTCGAATCTCTGCTACAGCTCTCCCGAGTGGAGCTGATGTTTTCCTCCTGCTTGTGTGAAATTTGTTTTGGTTCACATTCAAAGACAAGTTATGTAGTTTTTAGTTATAGCTTAGTCTCAGACTGAGATTTGAtgaatttttgaaatgttgctGCTAACGAGAATTTCAAAAGAttctttcagcattttttttttccctacgatgcattttttttcacatcatggTCTGTGTAGAAACCTACAAAATTGAAACAGAATAAATGTTGGCTTCAACAAATAATCAGTCTGGGCTGTTCTGATCACAGCTTTACTGTCCGATCCTCTTTCTGGACTGTCCATGTTCCTTGGAGCGGTTGCGTTTTCGCCGCCGTTTCAATTTCGTCCATGCTGCCGTCTTGATTTCTTTGCTAAGTTTCCAGTATCCGGTTTTATTAGAGCTCATCTATTGATTGTTGGTTGTGTCACGTCACCACCAAGCCGGAAAGACTTGCAATCATATCAAACACATTTGATGTTGGCGTAATGCCTAAGACTGATCTGAATTAGTTGAGTTTACCAATTTCCGGTAAACAATCAAGATGCCGTGAGCATGTTGTGTCTCTCAAAAGAAATTCCCTTTGgagtttccatttttaatttgagcATGTGAAAAACGTTAGATTCAAAGGCCAGCATTAGGTTCATTGGAGACTCCAAATTCTCGAGCGGTGTGGCTGTCTGTCTATACGTGTCCTGCAATAGGCCGGAAACCAGTCTAGGGTGCACGCCAGCGCTCGCCCAAAAGTCGGCGACAAGCTCGATCGAAAATGGATGCCCGTTGAACATGTTGCCACGAAAGCGTGTTTGTTGCGAGTTACTATGAGTGGATCCAAGATGGTGTGTTCCTTTCTGATGAGTGTCTTTCCCCCTAGAAGAAGAGGCGGACACGTCTGACAGGGAGGTCCCGTGTCGAAAGAAAGGCCggccaaagaagaagaaggacgcCAAGAAGAAGGACAAAGAGGGGAAACCCGCGAGGGTGAAAAAGCGCCAGAAGATCGTACGTCGGACCGCGCCTCCGCTGACTGCGCTCGATCTCGCGGGCCGCTCCTCACCGTTTTATCGTCTGCTCAGGACAGCGATGTAGAGCGCGACTCGGCGCGGAACAGAGACTTCGGCGACCACTCGGACAGCGTCGCCAGCGGCTATGGCTCTGGCgacaagaagaagagaaagaagcacaaagagaagaaggagaagaaaaccaagaggaagaaaaaagacGACGAGGAGCGAGACAGCAGCCAAGAGGAGACCACGAGGGTAAAGTAAAAGACAGATGGACGCTAACTCTTCCAATATGGAATCCAGACTCGATCCCATTGAGGCTGGGACGTTCTGtccaacagaaataaaaacggAATGCATCCAATTTGCAAATGTTTCATTGAATTGACGACAGAGACAAGATACTTCATGTTCAAACCGATacgtttgattatttttagccGATAATCATTCCGTTTTAAACATATGATGGCCGCGACACGTTGGGTCAAGGTCACGTAACCCCGCTGTGTCACGTCACCTTTTTCTTTTAACGGCATTCAATGAATGTTTGGGAATCGATTGGGTTTGTGATTCTGGTTCCGATGGTCATACTTGCGCGGGCCGCCTTTTGCTTCTCAGCAGCCCGTGGAGCAGAAGACCTCAGCCCAGCTCGCAAAGGAGTGGGGTCTGGAGGATGTTGATCATACCTTCACCGAGGAAGACTACAGGGAGCTTACCAACTACAAGGCCTTCAGTCAGTATATGAGGTATGACTCTATTGAGAAACGGCTCGCACCGCTCGGCAAATCCAAATTCCAAATTTCCGTCTGCGCCAAGGCCCATGATCGCCAAGAAGAACCCCAAGATTCCCATGTCCAAGATGATGACCATCCTGGGAGCCAAGTGGCGGGAGTTCAGTTTCAACAACCCCTTCAAAGGCAACGCCGCCGCggtggcggcggccgccgcggccgccgccatCGCTGTCGCCGAGCAGGTCTCCGCGGCGACCGCCTCGCCCGTGCCTCTGCCGCCTGCGCCGCAACCGCCACCCATCCGGAAGGCAAAGACGAAAGAAGGCAAAGGTCAGTCTCGGGTCCTGtttccccacccccacacccctgtTGACGTCGAGAGAAAATAAACGCGGGTTCAAAAGTTTTGGTTGTGCAGGGCCAGGTTACAAGAAGCGCGGTAAAAGTCCTCGAGTCTCTGACAAGAAAAAGGCTGCGTCCGTCGCCAAGGCGAAAAAGATGGCCCCCATTCGTCTCAAACTTTCCACCGTGTGCGCCAAGAGGAAAAAGAGCTGCTCCGTGAGTACCAAGCGCGGCTTTTGCGCGGGTGTGACGCTCGTGGGGGTTGGGCTTAACCTGCCGCGTGTGTCTCCGCCAGAGCGACGACCCGGACGAAGACGAGTCGGAGCAGGAGGACTCCAGCGTCCACAGCTCCTCGGTTCGCTCCGACAGCTCGGGCCGCGTCAAGAAGAACAAGCGCGGGCGACcggccaagaagaagaagaagagtaaGCGCGGCGGGGGGCCGGCGGGGGGCCGGCGGCGGGCGGTGGCGGTTGAAACGCCTTTCATTTGCGTCACCTttcattcggcaagcctcctcgctgcccatcttcaaagccctcctcaaaactcacttgtattctttggcgttcgcctcagcatgacttagatttgttcttgattttactgtttggtgctttctaccgccttttattaccaatttgtcttactgtttattgtgcatgttaaatcgctccatgtacagcactttgtatgcagcgatggctgtttgaaagtgctcgagaaatactcttgacttgatttgttcttgattttgctgtttggtgctttctaccgccttgattaccgatttgtcttactgtttattgtgtatgttaaattgctccgtgtacagcactttgtatgcagcgatggctgtttgaaagtgctccagaaatactcttgacttgacttgacctttcCAGTCCCGGGTGACGAGGATGGCGACGGCTACGAGACGGACCACCAGGACTACTGCGAGGTGTGCCAGCAGGGCGGCGAGATCATCCTCTGTGACACGTGCCCGCGAGCGTACCACCTGGTGTGCCTGGATCCCGAGCTGGAAAAGGCTCCCGAGGGCAAGTGGAGCTGCCCTCACTGCGTGAGTCCAACACCTTTTGGAGTAGGACCCCGGAAAAACGTTGCTCGTTTTAAATCGACATATTtatatacagggcggcccggtagtccagtggttagcacgtgggcttcacaatgcagaggtaccgggttcgattccagctccggcctccctgtgtggagtttgcatgttctccccgggccggcgtgggttttctccgggtgctccggtttcctcccacattccaaaaacatgcttggcaggctgattgaacactctaaattgtcccgaggtgtgagtgcgaatggtttttcgtctctgtgtgccctgcgattggctggcaaccgattcagggtgtcccccacctactgcccgaagacagcagggataggctccagcaccccccgcgaccctagtgaggatcaagcggctcggatgatgaatgaatgaatgaatatatatacagtatgtcgatttaaaaaaaaaaaaaaacaccggacGATTATTATGATTTTGGAATCTCGTCCGTTGGATTGGTCGGGCGCAAGTCTTGAGCTTTCTCGATCCCGTGAGGTTTTGACGTTGACCCTGTCCCccgtctccacccccccccaaaaaaaaaaaggaaaaagaaggaaTCCAGTGGGAAGCAAAAGACGAAGACTTTGAGGACTTTGAAGAGGACGCGGAGGAGAGGACCATGTCagcggtcggggcggggttggaggaggaggaggaggaggaggaggaagacgacgacCACATGGAGTTCTGTCGGGTGTGTAAAGACGGCGGTGAACTGTTGTGCTGTGACACCTGCACCTCGTCCTACCACATCCACTGTCTAAACCCTCCACTGCCAGAGATCCCCAATGGAGAGTGGTTGTGTCCACGATGCACGGTTAGTTCCTCCCGACACGCGCCGGCGTCCACGCGCGCGTGCTGCCCAGGTCGCGCGCTTGCTGTTTCCTTTTAGGTccgggttgaaaaaaaaaaaaaacgacgcaaAAATCTCACTTGGCAGCCATTTGTTACCCCTTTGCTTACAGATAAAACAAGtcatccccccctcccaacaccCCCTTTTGGAGTTTTCGTGACTTCTCACAAgcaacattattcattcattcattcattcattcattcattcattcattcatttatttgtttgtgtgtgtgtgtgtgtgtgtgtgcgtgacttTGCATCCTCTTCCACAGAAATAAGTGATTTTTCGTGAAATTTCGTTCTTTATTTCTCTCCTCCTCCCGCTTGAAAAGTGTCAAAGTATGAGCCACCAGTTGGTGCCAAGTCCACGTCGGCAAGATGCGCTTGACGGCGCAGgagattgggggggggtggcacgGAGCATGAAATTCAAACAGACGGCTCCtcgtattcaatcagcctgcctcctTATCCGTTATTCcttcttgtctttttgttttttttttgtctccacacttttcattcattccctCGCGGTGTTTCGCCTTTAGTGCCCGCCCATTAAAGGACGCGTGCAAAAGATCCTCCACTGGCGGTGGGGCGAGCCCCCTCCTCCAGTTCCCGCGGTGGCGCCGCCGCCAGATGCGGCGGCGATGCCGCCCGACCGGCCGCCGCCCATGAAGGGCCGAGCCGAGCGGGAGTTCTTCGTCAAGCTGGCGGGACAGTCGTACTGGCACTGCACGTGGATCACCGAGTTGCAGgtgaaaccaaaaaaagtcaaacccaTGACGATTCTTTTGCTACAAAGCCAAAGCCAATCAACCCGAATGCAAAAAGATTAAAATTTGGATTCCAAAATGTTCCCGACCTTCCAGTTGGAGATCTTCCACTCGGTCATGTACCGAAACTACCAGAGGAAGACGGACATGGACGAGCCGCCCGCTTTGGACTACGGCTCCGGCGGTGAGGACGAGAGCGCGGCGGGCAAAAGCGAGAAGCGGCGCGCCAAAGACCCGCAATACGCCCTCATGGAAGACAAGTACTACAAGTACGGCATCAAGCCCGAGTGGATGATGATCCATCGCATCATCAACCACAGGTGACGTgtgcaaggattttttttccacccctctTCGCACTccccatccttccttccttccttccttccttccttccttccttccttccttccttccttccttccttccttcctttccgtCTTCTCTTCATAAATTTGTGTTTCACTGCTTCCATTCTTGTGTCATTCCTTAAGTGACGCGTCGCTTTGACCTTTTTTCAAACTGAGCGCAAGTATTTCAATTTGAGTGCTCGCTGATATCGAGAATGGATATTTGCGTTCTGCTCTGTATCGCAAATGTCATAAAACTCGATGCTGTTTGAATCATCGACATTGTTCCAAAATCCAAATTGGAATTTGGCTCCAACAAGTTTCgagccaggcggcccggtagaccagtggttagcacgtcggcttcacagtgcagagataccgggttcgattccagctccggcctacctgtgtggagtttgcatgttctccccgggcctgcgtgggttttctccgggtgctccggtttcctcccacattccaaaaacatgcgtggcaggctgattgaacactctaaattgtcccgacgcgtgtgagtgtgggcgtggatggttgttcgtctctgtgtgccctcggttggctggcaaccgattcagggtgtcccccgcctactgcccggagacagctgggataggctccagcaccccccgcgaccctagtgaggatcaagcggttaggaagatgaatgaatgaatgaaagtttcgAGCCGAGTTCATCATCCATTTCGCAGGGGTCATAGATCATTTGCAGCATTgtccaccgtgtgtgtgtgtgtgtgtgtgtcgggccGGTGAAGTATCTGTGTCGTAGTATTGTCTGCAAGTCGACAGCCGCATAACTTATTTGATGTCGCGCCGTGTACCAGTGTGGATAAAAAGGGGGTGTACCATTACCTGGTAAAGTGGAGAGACCTGACCTATGACCAGTGCACCTGGGAACAAGACCACATGGACATCCCCGACTTTGTCATCTACAAGGCCAACTACTGGAGACACAGGTACGCCCTTCGACTCCTTTCGCCCATGCGCTCCACAGCTCACCCAACCTTTTTCTAGGGACGCCATCACGAAGGAAGACCCCGATAAACCCCGCAGGATGAGGAGCAAGAGTCAGGAGGGCGAAGGCGAAGACCAGCCTTCTCCCGCTTCGCCCGTAACCGACGTGAGCTCGCCGCGCCGTCTCATCGGACGGGAAGGGGGGGCTGCCCGGGCACCGCGcgtgttttaaaaaatcttatCGTCCTTTTTATAGCCGACGATAAAATACGAGGAGCAGCCCGACTTTGTGACGTCGACGGGAGGCACGCTGCACCTGTACCAGATGGAGGGTCTCAACTGGCTTCGCTTTTCCTGGGCTCAGGGCACCGACACCATCCTGGCGGACGAGATGGGTCTGGGCAAGACCATCCAGACCATTGTCTTCCTCTACTCGCTCTTTAAGGAGGTACCCGCTGGGATCAAAATTCAGCCCACGCATCCCAAAAAGTAATCGTCGTCGTGGAGGGAGGGGCCGGGGGTGTGATAGGTGCTGGTGGTTATAGGGGGGGTGTTGGTAGGGGGCTTGTTGACCCCTAGTAAGGGTCCTGATGGGGAGGACCAGCGTAGAAATATATCAGctgttaaaaaaatttaaatttccCTCAAATTGCCAATGGCCACGCCCCCTTCTGGGAATCAGTATTTtctaagggggaaaaaaaaatctcatcagacttgatttttagtttgaccgtttttgtgctttttaccgTCATCTTTATTCatttgctgttttgttgtttgtgtatgcgttctttttgctccatgtccGGCATTTTGGTTGCTTCAAAATGCTCTCGCAATAGAATTGAGTTGAGATGAgaataaaatttgatttttttttttccaaggagaCACTCAATAACATGAGtatgacattttcattcattcattcattcatcttccgagccgcttgatcctcacaagggtcgcggggggtgctagagcctatcccagctgtcgtcgggcagtaggcgggggacaccctgaatcggttgccagccaatcgcagggcagacattttcattttctgagaaaaaaaagtcgcagTATTATGAGatttactttttgtgaaaatgttgtgATATTCAATGAGGATAGTTAGAAAAGATCGACATTTTTCCAGAATGTCCCAAGTGCAAAAATTAGCAATTTTGCCCCTTTGTATGTTTCAGGGTCACACCAAAGGTCCCTTCCTGGTCAGCGCCCCGCTGTCCACCATCATCAACTGGGAGCGGGAGTTTGAGATGTGGGCGCCCGATTTCTACGTGGTCACCTACACGGGCGACAAGGACAGCCGCGCCATCATCCGCGAAAACGAGTTCTCCTTCGACGACTCGCTCGCGAAGGGTGGCAAGAAGCCCTTCAAGATGAGGGTGAGACGCGCGGTGTCGCGGATACGTGACGTCCGCGTGCGCAAAtgccgatgtttttttttttttccccctccggcTCAGAGAGAGACGCCGATCAAGTTCCACGTGCTGCTGACGTCTTACGAGCTGGTGACCATCGACCAGACGGCGCTGAAGTCCATCGACTGGGCCTGCCTGGTGGTGGACGAGGCCCACCGCCTTAAAAATAATCAGTCCAAGGTATGCGTGCGCCAAGGCCGAATCGACGTATCCACCATGTATACCTCGTATTttcgaggagaagaaaaaaaaaacgcagccgAACTCCATCGTGAATTAAAAACGATCCACGAGAACAAAATGGTTTAGGATTACCAGTGTATGCCACAAGATGACTGCAAAgctctacttttgtctaaatgaagctcctcaactcacctcGGCATACTTCATTGTTTCCAAGATggtggaaatgtatttttttgtttgtttttcctaaaTTTATGACTATAGTTTTGGCCTGAAGACAAGGACAGTGAATGGGGACAGCCAACCCCCCAATAAAAAATCTCAATTGATGAATTTTcaaccaccccccaaaaaataagttGTAACAGTCAGCCTAATTAGTCCTTTTTTTCTAAGATTATCATATTGTGACATTGaagttgcctttttttcctgaagaaaAGTCACAGTATTTTGAAAATTACAGTAACTTCTATTTTCtggagattttatttttctgagaagtcaccattattattattgtaaataaaatgtattattattattattattggcattcgactcagcatgaattagatttgttcttgattttactgtttggtgctttctaccgtctttattaccgacttgccttactgtttattgtgcatgttcaattgctccatgtacagcactttgtatgcagcgattatgacatcttttttttctctgagaaCGAAAGCTTCACTATCATGAAAATGAATTCCTTCTTTTGTGTCCATATGgcttaagataaaaaaaagtttagtcaTTCAGCGCAAAAATTCCTACTATGATTTCAATATCACATTTTGGGGAGAAATTCTGTCATGTTAGGCGAATAGAGTCATATTTTTCTTTCCCACCCAGATAAAACCGTTATCTTATGACAATGAAGTCAAAGTTCAACATGAAAACcgcaaagaaaacacacactttgTTCTCGCAAATGGGACTTTCTTCCTGTTAAATATGCCATTTGTTCTTTCAAACAAACTGTTCGGGATTTATTTTACAATGTTGACCTCACTTTTTGGTGGACAGAGCGCCTCCCGAGACATCTCATGGCAGTCCTGAGCTCTGTTTGTACGCCCTCTGGTGGCCGCGCTTTCTTAAAACGTGCAATTGCTTTGCAGTTTTTCCGGCGTCTGAACGACTACAAGATTGACCACAAGCTGCTGCTGACGGGAACGCCGCTACAGAACAACCTGGAGGAGCTTTTCCACCTGCTCAATTTCCTCACGCCCAATCGCTTCAagtaggacacacacacacacacgtacatacacacaaacgGAATGACTCGCATTCTTCTTGTGTTGAATGTCGTCGACGTATTATTGTTTGAGAATAAATTGTattcttttgaaaaataaatcttaatATTACGAGActaaaaatctgaatttcttttgaaaaaGTCTCAATCAAGAATTGAGTTGGCTTTTTCTGTGAAGGAAATGCAATACTCTCAAAAATTAAGTTGTATTtttagattttctttcttttttttaaattttatttttaccctGAAAAAAGATTTTCGGCCAAAAAGTCGCCCCAATGTATTATGAAAATTAAGTTGTAGTTTGTATTGTTTGAGAATGCATTAATATCTTATTGCAGCAtacattaaattaattaataatatcatttttttccccaaaaataaaacttgtGTTATTGGAATTAAGTGTTAATGCTCCAAAATGAAAACgtagtgatattttttttcagagagaattgtgttgcaatttttttaatgttgatatGAGGTTGTCttttgttgaggaaaaaaagatttgtatgAAAATGAAGTCATACTTTTTAGGGAAAAACCCATacagaaattattattattaataatttattttgggggaaaagatTCAGTATGACCAAAATATCGTCGTCTTTCCCTACAGAAAACGTTGTTCTGTATTATAATGAGAATTACATCGGAGTTTATCGAGAAACTAGTTTTCCCTTTGACTCCAAGTTGTATTCCCTCGAGGAAAAATAAGCAATACCACTTGAATGAAATCCGATTTTGCGAACGCACGCGTGGTATGTCCAAACGCAGCAACCTGGACGGCTTCCTGGAGGAGTTTGCCGACATCTCCAAGGAGGACCAGATCAAGAAACTGCACGACCTGCTGGGGCCTCACATGTTACGGCGCCTCAAGGCTGACGTCTTCAAGAACATGCCCGCCAAGACCGAGCTCATCGTGCGGGTGGAGCTCAGCCCCATGCAGAAGTACCAAACTCTAAGAAATCTCATCCAACTCACTcacttttttctgtgtgtgtgtgtgtgtgtgtgtgtgttagaagaAATATGATGCGTTTCCTTTAATCCTTTCGAGAATTGTTTATCATTACgagacttttgttttgttgcttctgAGGAAAATGTCTCAACACTTATGAAAAtggtcgtgatttttttttttaacaaagtcaGTATATCCTGAGaattacattacaaaaaaaatacgttgCCTATATTACGAGAATTAAATTGCAAAACTGGACAAACAAATTGAAAGGTTTGTAAAATCAACCAACGACCTTCAAGTCTGAAAGTTAATCCTccatctctgttttttttttttgtggggcttcAAACACAGAAAATACTACAAGCTGATTTTAACCAAGAACTTTGAGGCTCTGAACTCCAAAGGCGGGGGAAACCAGGTCTCGCTGCTCAACATCATGATGGACCTGAAGAAGTGCTGCAATCATCCCTACCTCTTCCCCGTCGCCTCCATGGTGGGAAAAGTCCTCCCGTTATGTCACAGGCGgcgctgtgcaaaaaaaaaaaaagcttcagcgCCCGATGCTCCTTTCGTTCCAGGAGGCCCAAAAAACGCCCAACGGCGCTTACGAGGGCTCCGCCCTCACAAAGGCGTCCGGGAAACTGACCCTGCTGCAGAAGATGCTGCGGAAACTCAAGGAGCAGGGACACCGAGTGCTGGTTTTCTCACAGGTAACTGTCAAGAGTCATCCACGGTTTCCCGTTGGAGACTGTTTTGATGACGCTCGCCTCTTCGCAGATGACTAAAATGCTGGACTTGCTGGAAGACTTCCTGGATTACGAAGGTTATAAGTATGAAAGGATCGACGGCGGGATCACCGGAGCGCTTCGGCAAGAAGCCATCGACCGCTTCAACGGTGAgttcatatttttgtgttaggaGAATTTCGTGAGGTTTTTTTGTAGAATTAAAGCAGCAtttctcaagaaaaaaagatcTCATTTTGGAgaatagtatttaaaaaaaaaacaaatcagatttttttttccatg
This window of the Hippocampus zosterae strain Florida chromosome 1, ASM2543408v3, whole genome shotgun sequence genome carries:
- the chd3 gene encoding chromodomain-helicase-DNA-binding protein 3 isoform X1, whose translation is MLQSRSVQRKRPTKVRPSVMRILMFLFKRRWSFSLAWDDDTSRCSRGRDPDERTIMSYPPRACEEDEGTVFHSEGGDFEEEDDGDGGEFLDARSDINSPAAPRQTAAAPEEEADTSDREVPCRKKGRPKKKKDAKKKDKEGKPARVKKRQKIDSDVERDSARNRDFGDHSDSVASGYGSGDKKKRKKHKEKKEKKTKRKKKDDEERDSSQEETTRQPVEQKTSAQLAKEWGLEDVDHTFTEEDYRELTNYKAFSQYMRPMIAKKNPKIPMSKMMTILGAKWREFSFNNPFKGNAAAVAAAAAAAAIAVAEQVSAATASPVPLPPAPQPPPIRKAKTKEGKGPGYKKRGKSPRVSDKKKAASVAKAKKMAPIRLKLSTVCAKRKKSCSSDDPDEDESEQEDSSVHSSSVRSDSSGRVKKNKRGRPAKKKKKIPGDEDGDGYETDHQDYCEVCQQGGEIILCDTCPRAYHLVCLDPELEKAPEGKWSCPHCEKEGIQWEAKDEDFEDFEEDAEERTMSAVGAGLEEEEEEEEEDDDHMEFCRVCKDGGELLCCDTCTSSYHIHCLNPPLPEIPNGEWLCPRCTCPPIKGRVQKILHWRWGEPPPPVPAVAPPPDAAAMPPDRPPPMKGRAEREFFVKLAGQSYWHCTWITELQLEIFHSVMYRNYQRKTDMDEPPALDYGSGGEDESAAGKSEKRRAKDPQYALMEDKYYKYGIKPEWMMIHRIINHSVDKKGVYHYLVKWRDLTYDQCTWEQDHMDIPDFVIYKANYWRHRDAITKEDPDKPRRMRSKSQEGEGEDQPSPASPVTDPTIKYEEQPDFVTSTGGTLHLYQMEGLNWLRFSWAQGTDTILADEMGLGKTIQTIVFLYSLFKEGHTKGPFLVSAPLSTIINWEREFEMWAPDFYVVTYTGDKDSRAIIRENEFSFDDSLAKGGKKPFKMRRETPIKFHVLLTSYELVTIDQTALKSIDWACLVVDEAHRLKNNQSKFFRRLNDYKIDHKLLLTGTPLQNNLEELFHLLNFLTPNRFNNLDGFLEEFADISKEDQIKKLHDLLGPHMLRRLKADVFKNMPAKTELIVRVELSPMQKKYYKLILTKNFEALNSKGGGNQVSLLNIMMDLKKCCNHPYLFPVASMEAQKTPNGAYEGSALTKASGKLTLLQKMLRKLKEQGHRVLVFSQMTKMLDLLEDFLDYEGYKYERIDGGITGALRQEAIDRFNAPGACQFCFLLSTRAGGLGINLATADTVVIFDSDWNPHNDIQAFSRAHRIGQANKVMIYRFVTRASVEERITQVAKRKMMLTHLVVRPGLGSKAGSMTKQELDDILKFGTEELFKDEGEGMKNSSGDKAEDEGNVIHYDSTAIERLLDRSQDATDDSDVQNMNEYLSSFKVAQYMVREEDKIDEIEREIIKQEENVDPDYWEKLLRHHYEQQQEDLASKLGKGKRNRKPVNYNDAAQEDQEWHADISDNQSEYSVGSEEEDEDFDDRPEGRRHSRRQLRNEKDKPLPPLLARVGGNLEVLGFNTRQRKAFLNAVMRWGMPSQDAFSSQWLVRDLRGKTEKEFKAYVSLFMRHLCEPVADGAETFADGVPREGLCRQPVLTRIGVMSLVKKKIQEFEHINGRWSLPELKPDVSLDKSSSRVSSPTPKTATPTPDASYNNTPCTSKPATPVPSDKPEKNKKEGEREDKENGEAQSEKEKNDSKEGNKEPDAAQSVSPPRLTTEGKDGEGKDTDGKDGDGNQPHEEEGEEDEPITPSPQERNLPDKCKVTTRQDGQVQEEKEAPRLLDGEKAAEEQQKDTERPEVADSQEDAETKKDETKDEMDPGKEVREAKAQVPKGDGKLPAERPRFMFNIADGGFTELHTLWQNEERAAISSGKMSEIWHRRHDFWLLAGIVIHGYARWQDIQNDPPFAIVNEPFKSQANKGNFLEMKNKFLARRFKLLEQALVIEEQLRRAAYLNMTQDPSHPAMALNARFAEVECLAESHQHLSKESLAGNKPANAVLHKVLNQLEELLSDMKADVTRLPATLSRVPPIAARLQMSERSILSRLASKGTETHAPPPIPPGPYATPQNYGAPFTPAPPGALLVGGANYSQMPPGSFISEAAGGANWGGGGGPAGGGGGVCQKTKEHDVVQRQRVVDLWKDGKSEGAIGLELRMPKSTVHSIIVKYRLSNTVENLPRNGRPKKP